From the Natrarchaeobaculum aegyptiacum genome, one window contains:
- a CDS encoding DUF4397 domain-containing protein produces MDVSRRSTIKTIGVAGGLVATSGTAFATGEYGDDQPKKGAVEDDKRPEEPVDAAFVRVAHFSPDAPNVDVYVDGAPVLEDVAYGSISPYLELEPGTYTVAITAAGDPDAVVFEDKVAVEAAYYTVAAIGELEAGTFRPEILVDADPLPADGPDAAYVRVAHFSPDAPAVDIWADDAPLVENVSFGDVSEYLAVPAGAYTLSVRPAGDPVTDVATFDVELEAGTVYTGFAIGYLEPPQDVTDREFTVELAVDGEGVGESPDDGPAEKGDDKKADEKADDHEYDDKKADEKADNHEYNDKKADEKADNHEYDDKKHYDNVEDQKYDEKKADEKADGEKVPEKADKKPHA; encoded by the coding sequence ATGGACGTATCACGACGTTCGACGATCAAAACGATCGGCGTCGCCGGTGGCCTCGTGGCCACCAGCGGAACCGCCTTCGCAACTGGAGAGTACGGCGACGATCAACCGAAAAAAGGAGCAGTAGAAGACGACAAACGACCGGAGGAACCAGTCGACGCCGCGTTCGTCCGGGTCGCACACTTCTCGCCGGACGCGCCGAACGTGGACGTCTACGTCGACGGCGCACCGGTGCTCGAGGACGTCGCATACGGTTCCATTTCGCCGTACCTCGAACTCGAACCCGGGACGTACACGGTCGCGATCACGGCCGCGGGCGATCCCGACGCCGTCGTCTTCGAAGACAAGGTCGCGGTCGAAGCGGCCTATTACACGGTCGCCGCTATCGGTGAACTCGAGGCTGGCACGTTCCGACCGGAGATCCTCGTCGATGCCGACCCGCTCCCGGCGGACGGACCCGACGCGGCGTACGTCCGGGTCGCACACTTCTCGCCGGACGCGCCCGCAGTGGATATCTGGGCCGACGACGCGCCGCTGGTCGAGAACGTCTCCTTCGGCGACGTCTCGGAGTACCTCGCGGTACCGGCGGGCGCATATACGCTCTCGGTCCGGCCGGCCGGCGACCCCGTAACTGACGTCGCGACGTTCGACGTCGAACTCGAGGCCGGGACGGTTTACACCGGGTTCGCGATCGGCTACCTGGAGCCACCGCAGGACGTCACCGATCGGGAGTTCACCGTCGAACTGGCAGTGGACGGGGAAGGCGTCGGGGAAAGCCCTGACGACGGACCGGCAGAGAAAGGCGACGACAAAAAAGCCGACGAGAAAGCAGACGACCACGAATACGACGACAAAAAAGCCGACGAGAAAGCAGACAACCACGAATACAACGACAAAAAAGCCGACGAGAAAGCAGACAACCACGAATACGACGACAAAAAGCACTACGACAACGTAGAGGACCAGAAATACGACGAGAAAAAAGCCGACGAGAAAGCAGACGGCGAGAAAGTCCCCGAGAAAGCGGACAAGAAGCCCCACGCCTAG
- the uvrB gene encoding excinuclease ABC subunit UvrB has translation MSDTQGPLQPDRPDVDRPFEVDAPFEPAGDQPEAISQLAEGFASGMDRQTLLGVTGSGKTNTVSWVIEEVQQPTLVIAHNKTLAAQLYEEFRNLFPNNAVEYFVSYYDYYQPEAYVEQTDTYIDKDASINDEIDRLRHSATRSLLTRDDVIVVASVSAIYGLGDPRNYVDMSMRLEVGEEVGRDELLKGLVDLNYERNDVDFTQGTFRVRGDTIEIYPMYGRYAVRVELWGDEIDRMVKVDPLEGEVKGEEPAVLVHPAEHYSIPDSKLERAMEEIRSDLDSRISYFERKGDLIAAQRIEERTTFDLEMMAETGYCSGIENYSVYLDDRESGDTPYTLLDYFPEDFLTVVDESHVTLPQVRGQYAGDKSRKDSLVENGFRLPTAYDNRPLTFEEFEAKTDRTLYVSATPADYEQEQSEQIVEQIVRPTHLVDPKVEVSPATGQVDDLMDRIDERIDRDERTLVTTLTKRMAEDLTEYLEEAGVDVAYMHDETDTLERHEIIRSLRLGEIDVLVGINLLREGLDIPEVSLVAILDADQEGFLRSETTLVQTMGRAARNVNGEVVLYADGPSNAMQSAIEETQRRRRIQQEYNEEHGYEPTTIEKEIGETNLPGSKTDTSDVSGRSLEDDDEAARYVADLEDRMQEAASNLEFELAADIRDRIREVREEFDLAGGDEEEGIAPPSEEF, from the coding sequence GTGAGCGACACCCAGGGACCACTCCAGCCGGACCGTCCAGACGTCGATCGGCCGTTCGAGGTGGACGCCCCGTTCGAGCCCGCCGGCGACCAGCCCGAGGCGATTTCTCAGTTAGCAGAGGGGTTCGCGTCGGGGATGGACCGCCAGACGCTGCTCGGCGTGACCGGGTCCGGGAAGACCAACACCGTCTCGTGGGTGATCGAGGAGGTCCAGCAGCCGACGCTGGTCATCGCCCACAACAAGACCCTCGCCGCCCAGCTCTACGAGGAGTTCCGGAACCTGTTCCCGAACAACGCCGTCGAGTACTTCGTCTCCTACTACGACTACTACCAGCCCGAGGCCTACGTCGAACAAACTGATACCTACATCGACAAGGACGCCTCGATCAACGACGAAATCGACCGGCTCCGCCACTCCGCGACCCGCTCGCTGCTGACTCGAGACGACGTCATCGTCGTCGCCTCGGTCTCTGCGATCTACGGCCTCGGTGACCCGCGAAACTACGTCGACATGTCGATGCGACTCGAGGTCGGCGAAGAGGTCGGCCGCGACGAGTTACTGAAGGGGCTGGTGGACCTGAACTACGAGCGCAACGACGTCGACTTCACGCAGGGCACCTTCCGGGTTCGGGGTGACACCATCGAGATCTACCCGATGTACGGCCGCTACGCCGTCCGCGTCGAACTCTGGGGTGACGAGATCGACCGTATGGTCAAGGTCGACCCGCTCGAGGGAGAGGTCAAAGGCGAAGAGCCAGCAGTGCTCGTTCACCCCGCAGAGCACTACTCGATCCCCGACAGCAAACTCGAGCGGGCGATGGAAGAGATCCGCTCGGACCTCGATTCCCGAATTTCGTACTTCGAACGCAAAGGGGACCTGATCGCCGCCCAGCGCATCGAGGAACGGACGACGTTCGATCTCGAGATGATGGCCGAGACGGGCTACTGTTCGGGCATCGAGAACTACTCGGTCTATCTGGACGACCGCGAGTCCGGCGATACGCCCTACACCTTGCTCGATTACTTCCCGGAGGACTTTCTGACGGTGGTCGACGAGTCCCACGTGACGCTGCCGCAGGTCCGGGGTCAGTACGCTGGCGACAAGTCCCGCAAGGACTCGCTGGTCGAGAACGGCTTTCGGCTCCCCACCGCCTACGACAATCGACCGCTCACCTTCGAGGAGTTCGAGGCGAAGACCGACCGGACGCTGTACGTGAGCGCGACGCCGGCTGACTACGAACAGGAACAGAGCGAGCAGATCGTCGAACAGATCGTTCGCCCCACTCACCTCGTCGACCCGAAGGTCGAGGTTTCGCCCGCCACCGGACAGGTCGACGACCTGATGGACCGGATCGACGAGCGCATCGACCGCGACGAGCGGACCCTCGTGACCACCCTCACGAAGCGGATGGCCGAAGACCTCACGGAGTACCTAGAGGAAGCAGGCGTCGACGTCGCCTACATGCACGACGAGACGGACACCCTCGAGCGCCACGAGATCATCCGCTCCCTTCGGCTAGGGGAGATCGACGTCCTCGTCGGGATCAACCTCCTGCGGGAGGGACTTGACATCCCCGAGGTCTCGCTCGTGGCGATCCTTGACGCCGACCAGGAGGGCTTCCTCCGCAGCGAGACCACCCTCGTCCAGACGATGGGCCGGGCGGCGCGAAACGTCAACGGCGAGGTCGTCCTCTACGCCGACGGGCCCTCGAACGCCATGCAGTCTGCGATCGAGGAAACCCAGCGCCGCCGCCGCATCCAGCAGGAGTACAACGAAGAGCACGGTTACGAGCCGACGACGATCGAGAAGGAAATCGGCGAGACCAACCTCCCCGGGAGCAAGACCGATACCTCCGACGTCTCCGGGCGCTCGCTCGAGGACGACGACGAGGCCGCCCGCTACGTCGCCGACCTCGAAGACCGGATGCAGGAAGCCGCTAGCAACCTCGAGTTCGAACTCGCCGCGGACATCCGCGACCGCATTCGCGAGGTGCGCGAGGAGTTCGACCTCGCAGGCGGTGACGAGGAGGAGGGAATCGCGCCGCCGAGCGAGGAGTTCTGA
- a CDS encoding GNAT family N-acetyltransferase, producing MEIRPATVDDCDRIRAVARDAWHDTYDELESDLIDEIIDDWYGDEPFEQALERPGTAVLVAERDGELVGFTHGVVSEDEGDVLRMYVHPDHQGEGIGTALHERLREDLEDFHMNRMRAIDLESNDASREFYEDLGFEQTDEAEVELGDETHTEAVYTLEL from the coding sequence ATGGAGATCCGACCAGCCACCGTCGACGACTGCGACCGAATCCGGGCCGTCGCTCGCGACGCCTGGCACGACACCTACGACGAGCTCGAGTCGGACCTGATCGACGAGATCATCGACGACTGGTACGGCGACGAGCCGTTCGAGCAGGCCCTCGAGAGGCCGGGGACGGCCGTCCTCGTCGCCGAGCGCGACGGCGAACTCGTCGGCTTCACCCACGGCGTCGTCAGCGAGGACGAAGGTGACGTTCTCCGGATGTACGTCCACCCCGACCACCAGGGTGAGGGGATCGGCACGGCACTTCACGAACGCCTGCGCGAGGACCTGGAAGACTTCCACATGAATCGAATGCGTGCGATCGACCTCGAGTCCAACGACGCGAGCCGCGAGTTCTACGAGGATCTCGGGTTCGAGCAGACCGACGAGGCCGAGGTCGAACTCGGCGACGAGACGCACACCGAGGCGGTGTACACCCTCGAGCTGTGA
- a CDS encoding GNAT family N-acetyltransferase: protein MTVRSAAADDFDAIKAIARETWHATYDELESEVIDRTVDDWYTDDSMPLEAPGTVVLVAERGGEIVGFTHAVAQGERADVLRMYVHPDHQGEGIGTELHERLLAELEAHDVDEVRALDFAFNDASRRFYEGLGFERADSGEVVIDGESYDEAVYALEL from the coding sequence ATGACCGTTCGATCTGCGGCGGCGGACGACTTCGACGCGATCAAAGCTATCGCCCGGGAGACCTGGCACGCCACCTACGACGAACTCGAGTCGGAAGTGATAGACCGGACGGTCGACGACTGGTACACCGACGACTCGATGCCCCTCGAGGCCCCCGGGACCGTCGTCCTCGTCGCCGAACGCGGTGGGGAGATCGTCGGCTTCACCCACGCGGTCGCCCAGGGCGAGCGCGCGGACGTCCTCCGGATGTACGTCCACCCAGACCACCAGGGTGAGGGGATCGGTACCGAGTTACACGAGCGACTGCTCGCGGAACTCGAGGCCCACGACGTCGACGAGGTTCGCGCGCTCGACTTCGCGTTCAACGATGCGAGCCGCCGATTCTACGAGGGACTGGGTTTCGAACGCGCCGACAGTGGTGAGGTCGTCATCGACGGCGAGTCCTACGACGAGGCGGTGTACGCACTCGAGCTCTGA
- a CDS encoding translation initiation factor codes for MSSDDDLEDLLAELDSQHDLETAQQVLSIRMESRRYGKPVTIVEGFDLEHSEVESLASELKQSLGTGGTVDSGRIELQGDHQDRVPALLRDRGFEVRT; via the coding sequence ATGTCCAGCGACGACGACTTAGAGGACCTCCTCGCGGAACTCGACAGCCAGCACGACCTCGAGACCGCCCAGCAGGTTCTCTCGATCCGGATGGAGAGCCGCCGGTACGGCAAGCCGGTGACGATCGTCGAGGGGTTCGACCTCGAGCACAGCGAGGTCGAGTCACTCGCCTCGGAGCTAAAGCAGTCACTCGGGACGGGCGGGACGGTCGATTCGGGACGAATCGAGTTGCAAGGAGACCACCAGGACCGCGTCCCGGCCCTGCTCCGGGACCGCGGCTTCGAGGTGCGGACGTGA
- a CDS encoding gamma-glutamylcyclotransferase family protein, with amino-acid sequence MTGESVEPTSVRPIVLYGTLRRGSEKYVEFGLEDRLTYVGECTLEGLLYDLGEYPGLVLEPEVRDAEGSTTDDGAPDADRSDTLVTGELYRVDDETVVHELDAYEGYSPANPAGSLYVRQLVRLEEPPVDAWTYVYNRDVENAPVVTSGDWRAYTDRD; translated from the coding sequence ATGACTGGAGAGTCCGTAGAACCCACGTCGGTGCGCCCGATCGTGCTGTACGGGACGCTCAGACGCGGCTCCGAGAAATACGTCGAATTCGGCCTCGAGGACCGCCTGACCTACGTCGGCGAGTGCACACTCGAGGGCCTCCTCTACGACCTCGGTGAGTACCCGGGGCTGGTTCTCGAGCCCGAGGTGAGAGACGCCGAGGGGAGTACCACTGACGACGGTGCGCCCGACGCCGACCGTAGCGACACTCTCGTCACCGGCGAACTGTACCGCGTCGACGACGAGACCGTCGTTCACGAGCTGGACGCCTACGAAGGCTACTCTCCGGCGAATCCAGCGGGATCGCTGTACGTCCGCCAGCTGGTTCGCCTTGAGGAGCCGCCTGTCGACGCCTGGACCTACGTTTACAACCGGGACGTCGAGAACGCACCGGTCGTCACGTCGGGTGACTGGCGAGCGTATACCGACCGCGACTAG
- a CDS encoding DUF4013 domain-containing protein, whose translation MGSQTPGAGGAGGANERATGPPDGPGPEEGLLRFAIGYPSRRGLKPLLIGTVFTLFSILIIPAFFVAGYMVRLTRAAIRGEPEPPAFDDWGDIFVDGLGLLVVFIPVLIVYWLLLFVTGEIHWLLNVLVALAFAYVAPSIYLSYAVSDSWFGAYDTGRLQRLLTHRTYAIGLLLYVLVINGIGFLVAVFLMTVSLLTIVGWIVIWPLIIFYWYAIDAALWGRVYNRIEAP comes from the coding sequence ATGGGTTCACAGACTCCCGGCGCAGGCGGTGCTGGCGGTGCGAACGAGCGGGCGACTGGCCCGCCGGATGGCCCCGGCCCGGAGGAGGGGTTACTTCGTTTTGCGATCGGCTATCCCTCGCGGCGAGGGCTCAAACCACTCCTGATCGGGACCGTTTTCACGCTGTTTTCAATCCTCATCATCCCCGCGTTCTTCGTCGCTGGGTACATGGTCCGATTGACGCGGGCGGCGATACGCGGTGAGCCCGAACCACCGGCGTTCGACGACTGGGGTGACATCTTCGTCGACGGACTCGGACTGCTCGTCGTGTTCATCCCGGTACTGATCGTCTACTGGCTACTCCTCTTCGTGACCGGTGAGATCCACTGGCTGCTGAACGTCCTCGTCGCGCTCGCGTTCGCGTACGTCGCCCCATCCATATACCTCAGTTACGCGGTGAGCGATTCCTGGTTCGGAGCCTACGACACGGGGAGACTGCAGCGGTTGCTCACCCACCGGACCTACGCGATCGGACTTCTGCTGTACGTGCTGGTCATCAACGGTATCGGGTTCCTGGTCGCTGTGTTCCTCATGACCGTCTCGCTGCTGACGATCGTCGGCTGGATCGTCATCTGGCCGCTGATCATCTTCTACTGGTACGCTATCGACGCCGCTCTCTGGGGACGCGTCTACAATCGGATCGAGGCACCCTGA
- a CDS encoding excinuclease ABC subunit C, with protein sequence MNAEAVRERARELPREPGVYQFRADGTTLYVGKAVDLRSRVTSYADPRSARIGRMVDRADDVEIAVTDTETQALLLEANLIKRHQPRYNVRLKDDKSYPMVQVTDHEAPRIEVTRDPAESATVFGPFTSKGAVDTVVKALRETYGIRGCSDHKYANRDRPCLDYEMGLCTAPCTGEIDRESYADDVTSVERFFEGETGVLADPLGREMEAAAAEQNFERAANLRDRLETVETFHGEGGEAVQSVGDERAVDVLGVAIEGEDATVARLRAENGKLVDRDRHTLEAPGGGVARSSADSTGTSADGGVADVGGVPAVLAAFIVQYYAERDLPDALLLPERHGDSEVDAWLAAEGVSVRVPGAGREAKLVELALKNARRNVGRRDECGMLADALSLDAARRIEGFDVSHAQGTAAVGSNVTFVDGSAEKAHYRRKKLTDQNDDYDNMRALLEWRATRAVEGRDDRPDPDLLVIDGGAGQLEAARDALAEVGWEVPTIALAKAEERVITPDREFSWPSDAPHLHLLQRVRDEAHRFAVQYHQTVRDEVATVLDDVPGVGPETRKRLLGRFGSVENVREASLEDLESVPGVGEKTAETIKSRL encoded by the coding sequence ATGAACGCCGAGGCGGTTCGCGAGCGTGCACGGGAGTTACCGCGCGAGCCCGGCGTCTACCAGTTCCGGGCCGACGGGACCACGCTCTACGTCGGGAAGGCAGTCGACCTGCGGAGTCGGGTCACCTCCTACGCCGACCCGCGAAGTGCCCGCATCGGGCGGATGGTCGACCGCGCTGACGACGTCGAGATCGCCGTCACCGACACCGAGACACAGGCGCTACTGCTCGAGGCGAACCTGATCAAGCGCCACCAGCCGCGGTACAACGTCCGGCTCAAGGACGACAAGTCCTATCCGATGGTCCAGGTGACCGACCACGAGGCCCCGCGGATCGAGGTCACGCGCGATCCAGCCGAGTCGGCGACCGTCTTCGGCCCGTTCACCAGCAAGGGGGCCGTCGACACCGTCGTGAAGGCCCTGCGGGAGACCTACGGCATCCGCGGCTGTTCGGACCACAAGTACGCGAACCGCGACCGCCCCTGCCTCGACTACGAGATGGGGCTCTGTACAGCTCCCTGTACCGGTGAGATCGACCGCGAAAGCTACGCCGACGACGTCACCTCTGTCGAACGCTTCTTCGAGGGCGAGACCGGCGTCCTCGCGGATCCGCTGGGCCGCGAGATGGAAGCCGCCGCCGCCGAACAGAACTTCGAGCGCGCGGCGAACCTCCGGGACCGACTCGAGACCGTCGAGACCTTCCACGGCGAGGGCGGCGAGGCCGTCCAGTCGGTCGGCGACGAGCGCGCAGTCGACGTCCTCGGCGTCGCCATCGAGGGCGAGGACGCCACGGTCGCCCGCCTGCGTGCGGAGAACGGGAAGCTGGTCGATCGGGATCGCCACACGCTCGAGGCACCCGGGGGCGGCGTCGCGCGCTCGAGCGCCGATTCGACGGGGACCAGCGCGGACGGCGGCGTGGCCGACGTGGGTGGCGTGCCGGCCGTCCTCGCGGCCTTCATCGTCCAGTACTACGCCGAACGTGACCTGCCCGACGCGCTCCTCCTGCCCGAGCGTCACGGGGACAGCGAGGTCGACGCCTGGCTCGCAGCCGAGGGCGTCTCGGTTCGGGTCCCCGGTGCTGGCCGCGAGGCGAAACTCGTCGAACTCGCGCTCAAAAACGCCCGGCGAAACGTCGGGCGACGGGACGAGTGCGGGATGCTTGCCGATGCGCTCTCCCTCGACGCCGCACGACGAATCGAGGGCTTCGACGTGAGCCACGCCCAGGGCACGGCCGCGGTCGGCAGCAACGTCACGTTCGTCGACGGCAGCGCCGAGAAGGCCCACTACCGGCGGAAGAAGCTCACCGACCAGAACGACGACTACGACAACATGCGCGCCCTCCTCGAGTGGCGCGCCACCCGCGCGGTCGAGGGTCGAGACGACCGCCCGGACCCGGACCTGCTGGTGATCGACGGCGGGGCGGGCCAGCTCGAGGCGGCCCGTGACGCGCTGGCTGAAGTCGGCTGGGAGGTGCCCACCATCGCGCTGGCGAAGGCCGAAGAGCGCGTGATCACGCCCGACCGGGAGTTCTCGTGGCCGAGTGACGCCCCGCACCTCCACCTGCTCCAGCGCGTTCGCGACGAGGCCCATCGCTTCGCGGTCCAGTACCACCAGACCGTCCGCGACGAGGTCGCGACCGTTCTGGACGACGTGCCGGGCGTCGGTCCCGAGACCAGAAAGCGGCTACTCGGGCGCTTCGGGAGCGTCGAGAACGTCCGCGAGGCGAGTCTCGAGGACTTAGAGAGCGTCCCCGGAGTCGGCGAGAAGACGGCCGAGACGATCAAATCCCGGCTCTAG
- a CDS encoding ornithine cyclodeaminase family protein, with protein MTRNTLLLDRSTVEAYAEPAAVVDAVEQAFAAAADGDAIQPAKSYVELPQYNGDFRSMPAYLDAGEWDAAGVKWVNVHPDNPADHDLPTVMGTMLYADPETGVPLAILDGTALTMARTGAAAAVATKYLAREDASSLGLVGAGAQSYSQLEAIATVRAIDEVVVADQDDERVAAFLERYDGRFDVREGDVADAVASDVVSTVTPVREPIVDRAAVGEHTHVNAIGADAPGKHELADDLLTAATIVIDDHEQCTHSGEINVPYAEGVLTDADIHAELGDVVVGDAPGRTDETGITVFDSTGLAIQDLAAAHVVYEHALEGEEGRDVDLYGLA; from the coding sequence ATGACCAGAAACACGCTGTTACTCGACCGATCGACCGTGGAGGCCTACGCGGAGCCAGCGGCGGTCGTCGACGCCGTCGAGCAGGCGTTCGCTGCGGCTGCCGACGGCGACGCGATCCAGCCCGCCAAGTCCTACGTCGAACTGCCCCAGTACAACGGCGACTTCCGGTCGATGCCGGCCTATCTCGACGCCGGTGAGTGGGACGCCGCCGGGGTGAAGTGGGTCAACGTCCACCCCGACAACCCCGCCGACCACGACCTGCCGACGGTGATGGGGACGATGCTCTACGCCGACCCCGAGACCGGCGTCCCGCTGGCCATCCTCGACGGCACCGCCCTGACGATGGCCCGCACCGGGGCGGCCGCCGCCGTCGCCACGAAGTACCTCGCACGCGAGGACGCCTCGAGCCTCGGCCTCGTCGGTGCCGGCGCACAATCGTACAGCCAGCTCGAGGCCATCGCGACGGTCCGGGCGATCGACGAGGTCGTGGTCGCAGATCAGGACGACGAGCGCGTCGCGGCGTTCCTCGAGCGCTACGACGGCCGGTTCGACGTCCGGGAAGGAGACGTCGCCGACGCCGTGGCGAGTGACGTGGTCTCGACGGTGACGCCCGTCCGGGAGCCGATCGTCGATCGGGCGGCCGTCGGCGAGCACACCCACGTCAACGCCATCGGTGCCGACGCGCCCGGAAAACACGAACTCGCGGACGACCTGCTCACGGCGGCGACCATCGTCATCGATGACCACGAGCAGTGCACCCACTCCGGCGAGATCAACGTCCCCTACGCCGAGGGCGTGCTGACCGACGCGGACATCCACGCCGAACTCGGCGACGTCGTCGTCGGCGACGCGCCGGGCCGGACCGACGAGACCGGGATCACGGTGTTCGACTCGACCGGGCTCGCCATCCAGGACCTCGCTGCCGCCCACGTCGTCTACGAACACGCACTCGAGGGCGAGGAGGGTCGTGACGTCGACCTCTACGGACTCGCGTAG
- a CDS encoding YqjF family protein, which produces MTDPRSAQRRRVESTRPRNRIGPHVASTTWRHGAFVHWPVDPAALEALLPGQLTLETYDGNAWIGVLPFVFVNAGLRGTPSLLRTAVAELNVRTYVRWREDPGVYFFRIELGTPWLAAMLGRTTRMPVEYARMTVGAGEDRVGFVSRTPARPGTVGGTEGPDSPADVPAHFAITYEATGEPSRPEPGSLAHWLVERRRFFAPSSGSMLVGEVSHEPWPLQPATATIHENALFEIEPLPRPEGEPIVHYCDDLEMTAAIPRRV; this is translated from the coding sequence ATGACCGATCCCCGTTCTGCACAGCGACGTCGAGTCGAATCGACCCGGCCTCGAAACCGCATCGGCCCCCACGTCGCGTCGACGACGTGGCGACACGGCGCGTTCGTCCACTGGCCGGTCGATCCGGCGGCACTCGAGGCGCTCCTCCCCGGTCAACTGACCCTCGAGACGTACGACGGGAACGCCTGGATCGGCGTCCTCCCGTTCGTGTTCGTGAACGCGGGGCTCCGGGGGACGCCGTCGCTCCTTCGGACGGCGGTCGCGGAGTTGAACGTCAGGACCTACGTTCGGTGGCGGGAGGACCCGGGAGTGTACTTCTTCAGGATCGAACTCGGGACGCCGTGGCTCGCGGCGATGCTCGGCCGAACCACCCGAATGCCCGTCGAGTACGCCCGGATGACGGTCGGTGCCGGCGAGGACCGCGTCGGATTCGTGAGTCGCACCCCGGCGCGGCCGGGCACGGTCGGCGGCACGGAGGGGCCCGACTCGCCAGCGGACGTCCCCGCCCACTTCGCGATCACCTACGAGGCGACGGGCGAGCCGTCCCGTCCGGAGCCGGGGAGCCTCGCCCACTGGCTCGTCGAACGCAGACGCTTTTTCGCCCCCTCGAGCGGATCGATGCTGGTCGGTGAGGTGTCCCACGAGCCGTGGCCGCTCCAGCCGGCGACCGCGACGATCCACGAGAACGCGCTCTTCGAAATCGAGCCGCTCCCCCGTCCCGAAGGGGAGCCGATCGTCCACTACTGCGACGACCTCGAGATGACGGCGGCGATTCCCCGGCGAGTCTGA
- a CDS encoding transcription initiation factor IIB produces MGDLDASVSCPECEGRVRETGTETVCERCGLVTGERTIDRGPEWRSFGDEVSDRRRTGAPLTRSRHDRGLSTEIGFGSGTDSSYDGRITGRKRRQLARLRREHNRARISTKADRNQVYAFGEIRRIVTGLSLPDGIREQACALFDSAQSENLLQGRSIEGFAAASIYATCRTRDIPRTVGEITAIARADDDELKVAYDALNRELGLPTGPIDPGQYLPRFASELEAGTHVERRARDHVETLLDERLIGGRNPSGVAAACLYYAAGEREEWPTITQATAAEVADVAPVTIRSTVRTLEEHG; encoded by the coding sequence ATGGGCGACCTGGACGCGTCCGTGAGCTGTCCCGAGTGCGAGGGCAGGGTACGGGAAACGGGGACCGAAACGGTGTGTGAACGATGTGGCCTCGTCACGGGAGAACGAACGATCGACCGGGGGCCGGAGTGGCGATCCTTCGGCGACGAGGTGAGCGACCGGCGTCGAACCGGCGCACCGCTCACGCGCTCGAGACACGACCGCGGCCTCTCGACCGAAATCGGCTTCGGATCGGGAACCGACTCGAGTTACGACGGCCGAATCACGGGCCGCAAGCGGCGACAGCTCGCACGCCTCCGCCGGGAGCACAACCGGGCGCGAATCTCGACGAAGGCGGATCGAAATCAGGTCTACGCGTTCGGCGAGATCCGTCGAATCGTCACCGGCCTCTCGCTTCCAGACGGGATCCGCGAGCAGGCCTGCGCACTGTTCGACTCCGCCCAGTCGGAAAACCTGCTGCAGGGCCGGTCGATCGAAGGCTTCGCCGCCGCGTCGATCTACGCCACCTGCCGTACGCGGGACATTCCCCGGACCGTCGGCGAGATCACCGCCATCGCCCGTGCCGACGACGACGAATTGAAGGTCGCCTACGACGCCCTGAATCGGGAACTCGGGCTCCCGACTGGGCCGATCGATCCCGGACAGTACCTCCCCCGGTTCGCCTCAGAACTCGAGGCCGGCACCCACGTCGAACGGCGCGCTCGCGATCACGTCGAGACGCTGCTCGACGAGCGCCTGATCGGCGGGCGAAATCCAAGCGGCGTCGCCGCGGCCTGTCTCTACTACGCCGCCGGCGAACGCGAGGAGTGGCCGACGATCACGCAGGCCACAGCCGCCGAGGTCGCCGACGTCGCACCCGTCACGATCCGGTCGACAGTCAGGACGCTCGAAGAACACGGGTGA